A single Actinomadura algeriensis DNA region contains:
- a CDS encoding class I adenylate-forming enzyme family protein yields MSSPDKRSPDAGERIALVFADPDPASGGGDREYSVRRLDALANGLAAVLADRGVRAGQRVALMSSNRPEFVVAVQAVWKLGAAVVLLSPAWKRTEVEHALRITEPAHAVGDHEVLAGLMPMLHLDEPVEPGTGPYKDPEPGSDAVLVFSSGTTGMPKAVRHTHGSFAAAVRHWRDALGLTDRDRVQITTPPSHILGLLNIVTALDAGAWLRLHRRFDLDRMLHHIQEDGITVEMAVAPIALALANHPRLESYDLSSLRYIMWGATPVTPSVAETVTRRTGVGWVPAYGASELPVITCNPLDGARLDSAGRAVPGVTLRAVSLETGEPVAPGEVGEIQAKAESLMAGYLPDEATAEGFDDGWYRTGDVGHIDADGWLTLTDRSKEMIKVRGFQVAPAEIEGVLHGRPDVADCAVFGVPDEADGESIVAAVAARDGAPLDSAELIAYIGERLAGYKRPRRVVVVPEIPRLPSGKVLRRVLKERHGRATDH; encoded by the coding sequence ATGTCGTCCCCTGACAAGCGCTCTCCGGACGCCGGAGAGCGGATCGCCCTCGTCTTCGCCGACCCCGATCCCGCGTCGGGCGGGGGCGACCGCGAGTACAGCGTGCGGCGGCTGGACGCGCTGGCGAACGGGCTCGCCGCCGTGCTCGCGGACCGGGGCGTGCGGGCCGGGCAGCGGGTGGCGCTCATGTCGTCCAACCGTCCCGAGTTCGTCGTCGCGGTGCAGGCCGTGTGGAAGCTCGGCGCGGCGGTCGTCCTGCTCAGCCCGGCGTGGAAGCGCACCGAGGTCGAGCACGCCCTGCGGATCACCGAGCCCGCGCACGCGGTTGGCGACCACGAGGTGCTCGCCGGGCTGATGCCGATGCTGCACCTCGACGAGCCCGTCGAACCCGGCACCGGCCCCTACAAGGACCCCGAACCCGGCTCCGACGCCGTCCTGGTGTTCAGCTCCGGCACGACCGGCATGCCGAAGGCCGTCCGGCACACGCACGGCTCGTTCGCCGCCGCCGTCCGGCACTGGCGGGACGCCCTCGGGCTGACCGACCGCGACCGCGTCCAGATCACGACGCCGCCCTCGCACATCCTCGGCCTGCTCAACATCGTCACCGCGCTGGACGCCGGCGCGTGGCTGCGGCTGCACCGCCGGTTCGACCTCGACCGGATGCTCCACCACATCCAGGAGGACGGGATCACCGTCGAGATGGCCGTCGCGCCGATCGCGCTGGCCCTCGCGAACCACCCCCGCCTGGAGTCCTACGACCTGTCCTCCCTGCGGTACATCATGTGGGGCGCGACGCCGGTCACGCCGAGCGTCGCCGAGACCGTCACCCGGCGGACGGGCGTCGGCTGGGTGCCCGCCTACGGCGCGAGCGAGCTTCCCGTCATCACCTGCAACCCGCTCGACGGCGCCCGCCTGGACAGCGCGGGCCGCGCCGTGCCCGGCGTGACGCTGCGCGCGGTGTCGCTGGAGACCGGCGAGCCGGTCGCCCCCGGCGAGGTCGGCGAGATCCAGGCGAAGGCCGAGTCGCTGATGGCGGGCTACCTGCCGGACGAGGCCACCGCCGAGGGCTTCGACGACGGCTGGTACCGCACCGGCGACGTCGGGCACATCGACGCGGACGGCTGGCTGACGCTCACCGACCGCTCCAAGGAAATGATCAAGGTCCGGGGGTTCCAGGTGGCGCCCGCCGAGATCGAGGGCGTCCTGCACGGCCGTCCCGACGTCGCCGACTGCGCCGTCTTCGGGGTGCCCGACGAGGCCGACGGCGAGTCGATCGTCGCGGCCGTCGCCGCGCGGGACGGCGCGCCGCTCGACTCCGCGGAGCTGATCGCCTACATCGGCGAGCGGCTCGCCGGCTACAAGCGGCCGCGCCGCGTCGTGGTCGTGCCCGAGATCCCCCGCCTGCCCTCCGGCAAGGTGCTGCGCCGAGTACTCAAGGAGCGTCATGGACGCGCGACTGACCACTGA
- a CDS encoding CaiB/BaiF CoA transferase family protein, whose product MSGAPGAGPLAGIRVLEVGHMLAGPYATMMLADLGAEVTKIEPPDGDISRQVSDAYFASLNRGKRSVRLNLGTDEGRARLGELAADAHALLVNLKPSAIHKYGLTYEALRRWNERIVCVAVTGFGLDAGDDPAFDYVIQAATGIAALTGDPDGPPTLPGYSSADNSAGLTAALGLLAQIVSGRGGQVEVSLRDVMLSQLNYRASAYLNEGTEPRRLANGAHSYYVPAQLFPTAEGYLALFITHDAFWRSFSAEAGIEGFRAMGERAVRREEVLDVVTKALAADTAAGWEARLRPLGVPAAAVRTLPEALAATPEAIVTAGGYRLVRCPIRVAGHEPDHRPPPRLGEHGGTP is encoded by the coding sequence ATGAGCGGTGCTCCGGGGGCGGGTCCGCTGGCCGGGATCCGCGTGCTGGAGGTCGGCCACATGCTGGCCGGCCCGTACGCGACGATGATGCTCGCCGACCTCGGCGCCGAGGTCACCAAGATCGAGCCGCCGGACGGGGACATCTCCCGGCAGGTGAGCGACGCCTACTTCGCGAGCCTCAACCGGGGCAAGCGCAGCGTCCGGCTGAACCTCGGCACGGACGAGGGGCGGGCGCGGCTCGGGGAGCTGGCGGCGGACGCGCACGCGCTGCTGGTCAACCTGAAACCGTCGGCGATCCACAAGTACGGCCTGACGTACGAGGCGCTGCGCCGGTGGAACGAGCGGATCGTCTGCGTCGCGGTCACCGGGTTCGGCCTGGACGCGGGGGACGACCCGGCCTTCGACTACGTGATCCAGGCGGCCACCGGCATCGCGGCGCTCACCGGCGATCCGGACGGGCCGCCGACGCTGCCCGGCTACTCCTCGGCCGACAACTCGGCGGGGCTGACGGCGGCGCTCGGGCTGCTCGCGCAGATCGTCTCCGGGCGCGGCGGGCAGGTGGAGGTGTCGCTGCGCGACGTGATGCTGTCGCAGCTGAACTACCGCGCGTCCGCCTATCTCAACGAGGGGACCGAGCCCCGGCGGCTCGCGAACGGCGCGCACTCCTACTACGTCCCGGCGCAGCTCTTCCCGACGGCGGAGGGGTATCTGGCGCTGTTCATCACCCACGACGCGTTCTGGCGGTCGTTCTCGGCGGAGGCCGGGATCGAGGGCTTCCGGGCGATGGGGGAGCGGGCGGTGCGGCGCGAGGAGGTCCTCGACGTCGTGACGAAGGCGCTGGCCGCCGACACGGCCGCCGGGTGGGAGGCGCGGCTGCGTCCGCTGGGCGTCCCGGCGGCGGCGGTGCGGACGCTCCCGGAGGCGCTCGCCGCGACCCCGGAGGCGATCGTGACCGCGGGCGGCTACCGGCTCGTCCGCTGCCCGATCCGTGTGGCGGGCCACGAACCGGACCACCGGCCGCCGCCCCGGCTGGGCGAGCACGGCGGGACGCCGTAA
- a CDS encoding LLM class F420-dependent oxidoreductase: MRVGVMIGPERGDSSKKVGRMIDDVLWAEEAGLDTAWIPQVPTDFDALIAVSLMGARTRRIELGTAVVPLQAQHPIALARQALSAQAATGGRLTLGVGPSHHWIVRDMLGLPYEKPAAYTRDYLDVLDAALRGPGDVDVENDTFTVHNPLGIGPVARMPVMLAALGPVMLKIAGERADGTVLWMADERAVADHVAPRITKAAQEAGRPAPRIVAGIPVCLCRPSEVDAARERANRILGEAEISPNYQRLLDNGEAKDVGDLCAAGDEEAIAARFRRFRDAGVTDLSVRLLPIGEGREQLVASKRRTREVLAGIAADLR; this comes from the coding sequence GTGCGGGTCGGCGTGATGATCGGGCCGGAGCGGGGGGACTCGTCCAAGAAGGTCGGGCGGATGATCGACGACGTCCTGTGGGCCGAGGAGGCCGGCCTGGACACCGCCTGGATCCCGCAGGTCCCGACGGACTTCGACGCCCTGATCGCCGTGTCCCTGATGGGCGCGCGCACCCGGCGGATCGAGCTCGGGACCGCGGTCGTCCCGCTGCAGGCGCAGCACCCGATCGCGCTGGCCCGGCAGGCGCTGTCGGCGCAGGCCGCGACGGGCGGGCGGCTGACGCTCGGCGTCGGGCCGTCGCACCACTGGATCGTCCGGGACATGCTCGGGCTGCCCTACGAGAAGCCCGCCGCCTACACGCGCGACTACCTGGACGTCCTGGACGCGGCCCTGCGCGGGCCCGGCGACGTCGACGTCGAGAACGACACGTTCACCGTGCACAATCCCCTCGGGATCGGCCCGGTCGCCCGGATGCCGGTCATGCTGGCGGCGCTCGGCCCGGTGATGCTGAAGATCGCGGGCGAGCGCGCCGACGGGACCGTCCTGTGGATGGCCGACGAGCGCGCGGTCGCCGACCACGTCGCGCCCCGCATCACCAAGGCGGCGCAGGAGGCCGGACGGCCCGCGCCGCGCATCGTCGCGGGGATCCCGGTGTGCCTGTGCAGGCCGTCCGAGGTCGACGCGGCCCGCGAGCGCGCCAACCGGATCCTCGGCGAGGCGGAGATCTCCCCGAACTACCAGCGGCTCCTCGACAACGGCGAGGCCAAGGACGTCGGCGACCTGTGCGCGGCGGGCGACGAGGAGGCCATCGCGGCGCGGTTCCGGCGGTTCCGCGACGCGGGCGTCACCGACCTGTCGGTGCGGCTGCTGCCGATCGGCGAGGGCCGCGAGCAGCTCGTCGCGTCCAAGCGCCGGACCCGCGAGGTGCTCGCCGGGATCGCGGCGGACCTCAGATGA
- a CDS encoding cobalamin-dependent protein (Presence of a B(12) (cobalamin)-binding domain implies dependence on cobalamin itself, in one of its several forms, or in some unusual lineages, dependence on a cobalamin-like analog.) encodes MPARVLVAKPGLDGHDRGAKIVARALRDAGFEVVFTGIRQRVEDIVAIAVQEDVAVVGLSILSGAHVALTGRTVEALRAADAADIAVIVGGTIPAADVPKLTEAGAAAVFPTGTALDAIVAEVRALTAAPA; translated from the coding sequence ATGCCCGCGAGAGTACTGGTGGCCAAGCCCGGGCTGGACGGCCACGACCGGGGCGCCAAGATCGTCGCCCGTGCGCTGCGCGACGCCGGCTTCGAGGTGGTGTTCACCGGCATCCGGCAGCGCGTCGAGGACATCGTGGCGATCGCCGTGCAGGAGGACGTCGCCGTCGTCGGGCTGAGCATCCTGTCCGGCGCGCACGTCGCGCTGACCGGCCGGACCGTCGAGGCGCTGCGGGCCGCCGACGCCGCCGACATCGCCGTCATCGTCGGCGGGACGATCCCGGCGGCCGACGTTCCCAAGCTCACCGAGGCGGGCGCGGCGGCCGTCTTCCCGACCGGCACCGCCCTCGACGCCATCGTGGCGGAGGTCCGCGCACTCACCGCGGCGCCCGCCTGA
- a CDS encoding acyl-CoA dehydrogenase family protein, protein MDARLTTEQRELRDAAARLAGDLGPGSVQDLADADRAARLEKAVAATGWRTLRSDGASGVEVAIVAEEFARGLVDVPFAGPVLADDLRPHADVGEASTIAVDVTTGRAAGTVEAVDAAGAERAFAVRDGRILAGPVADALPEVDLTRRGARVGELEPAGELDAEAAGRRRALALAVTSADLVGTARGALALAVEYAGVREQYGRAIGSYQAVAHPLAEGLALIEGSVSVLRHAAWAVDELTADEALQAARIAKIYCARAARTVCETAIQVHGGIGNTWECLAHAYLRRALTSTELFPVRLEEIDLGLS, encoded by the coding sequence ATGGACGCGCGACTGACCACTGAACAGCGCGAGCTGCGGGACGCGGCCGCACGGCTGGCCGGCGACCTCGGCCCCGGCTCCGTCCAGGATCTGGCCGACGCCGACCGCGCCGCCCGGCTGGAGAAGGCGGTCGCCGCGACCGGGTGGCGGACCCTGCGCTCCGACGGCGCGTCGGGCGTGGAGGTCGCCATCGTCGCCGAGGAGTTCGCCCGCGGGCTCGTCGACGTCCCGTTCGCCGGGCCCGTCCTGGCCGACGATCTGCGGCCGCACGCCGACGTCGGCGAGGCGTCCACGATCGCCGTGGACGTCACGACCGGGCGGGCCGCCGGGACGGTCGAGGCCGTGGACGCCGCGGGGGCCGAACGGGCCTTCGCCGTCCGGGACGGCCGGATCCTCGCCGGTCCCGTCGCGGACGCCCTCCCGGAGGTCGACCTCACCCGGCGCGGCGCCCGGGTCGGCGAGCTGGAACCGGCCGGCGAACTCGACGCGGAGGCCGCCGGGCGGCGGCGGGCGCTGGCGCTGGCCGTCACGTCCGCCGACCTCGTCGGGACGGCGCGCGGCGCGCTCGCGCTCGCGGTCGAGTACGCCGGGGTCCGCGAGCAGTACGGCCGGGCGATCGGCTCCTACCAGGCGGTCGCGCACCCGCTCGCCGAGGGGCTCGCGCTGATCGAGGGCTCGGTCAGCGTCCTGCGGCACGCGGCCTGGGCCGTCGACGAGCTCACCGCGGACGAGGCGCTGCAGGCGGCCCGCATCGCGAAGATCTACTGCGCGCGGGCCGCGCGGACCGTCTGCGAGACGGCGATCCAGGTGCACGGCGGCATCGGCAACACCTGGGAATGCCTCGCGCACGCGTACCTGCGGCGGGCGCTGACGTCCACCGAGCTGTTCCCCGTGCGACTGGAGGAGATCGACCTTGGACTTTCGTGA
- a CDS encoding acyl-CoA dehydrogenase family protein, with the protein MDFRDSPEEAAFRTRLRDWLAERAGTFPTSGDEYWRRAGEWHRTLYAAGFFGLSWPKEYGGHELPSVYDVILDEGLARAGAPPRPSLGYLVQGLGRHGSEELRRSFLPGMIDGTERWCQGFSEPGAGSDLASLTTTATRDGDEFVIHGHKIWTSYSDVADWCLLLARTDPDVPRHKGLTGFIVSMDQPGIEQRPLTMMSGVSTEFGQVVFDGARVPANRMVGAPGEGWALAMTIVGHEREPAELGFSARYGKLVRELASRTGDQAPGGTVRDELAWAAVQTEMLRLHVRRRLSERLDGVSHGPEGSLDKLLMTWVEQSVGHAALAVAGTRDDEMLHAYLYSRAQSVMGGTSQIQKNIIAQRILRLPV; encoded by the coding sequence TTGGACTTTCGTGACTCGCCGGAGGAGGCGGCCTTCCGCACCCGGCTGCGCGACTGGCTGGCCGAGCGGGCCGGAACGTTCCCGACCTCGGGGGACGAGTACTGGCGGCGGGCGGGGGAGTGGCACCGCACGCTGTACGCGGCCGGGTTCTTCGGCCTGTCGTGGCCGAAGGAGTACGGCGGCCACGAGCTGCCGTCCGTCTACGACGTGATCCTCGACGAGGGACTGGCCCGCGCGGGGGCGCCGCCCCGGCCGAGCCTCGGGTACCTCGTCCAGGGGCTCGGGCGGCACGGGAGCGAGGAGCTGCGGCGCTCGTTCCTGCCCGGGATGATCGACGGGACCGAGCGCTGGTGCCAGGGGTTCAGCGAGCCCGGCGCCGGGTCGGACCTGGCGTCCCTGACCACCACCGCGACCCGCGACGGCGACGAGTTCGTCATCCACGGCCACAAGATCTGGACGAGCTACTCCGACGTCGCCGACTGGTGCCTGCTGCTCGCCCGCACCGATCCGGACGTCCCGCGGCACAAGGGGCTGACGGGGTTCATCGTCTCGATGGACCAGCCGGGCATCGAGCAGCGGCCGCTGACGATGATGAGCGGGGTCAGCACCGAGTTCGGCCAGGTGGTCTTCGACGGGGCGCGGGTGCCCGCGAACCGGATGGTCGGCGCGCCCGGCGAGGGCTGGGCGCTGGCGATGACGATCGTCGGGCACGAGCGCGAGCCCGCCGAACTGGGCTTCTCCGCCCGGTACGGCAAGCTCGTCCGCGAGCTGGCGTCCCGGACGGGCGACCAGGCCCCGGGCGGCACCGTGCGGGACGAGCTGGCGTGGGCCGCCGTCCAGACGGAGATGCTGCGGCTGCACGTCCGGCGGCGGCTGTCGGAACGGCTCGACGGCGTCTCGCACGGCCCCGAGGGGTCGCTCGACAAGCTGCTCATGACGTGGGTCGAGCAGTCGGTCGGGCACGCGGCGCTGGCCGTCGCCGGCACCCGCGACGACGAGATGCTGCACGCCTACCTCTACAGCCGCGCGCAGAGCGTCATGGGCGGCACCTCGCAGATCCAGAAGAACATCATCGCCCAGCGCATCCTGCGCCTGCCCGTGTGA